The following nucleotide sequence is from Microbispora sp. ZYX-F-249.
TCACCATGCGCAGATGCCGGGAGCGCCCGGCGCGCGGGGACCAGAGCCGGAGGCATCACCGGAAGCAGAACCGGGAGCGTCGGACGGCGGGCTGGCGGGAGATCAGGTGGGGGCGAGGCTGGGTACGGCGTTGAGGAGCGCGTGGGGGTCGGCGCCGGGGTTGCTGCTGGCGACCGGGCAGGTGCTGCCCATCTCCGCCGTGCACCGGCTGGCCCGCACCTCCACCCTCGTGCGCCTGGTGATGGACGCCGAGGGACAGGTCCTGGACATGGGCCGCAAGGTCAGATTGGCGACTCCGGCCCAGCGGCGGGCCATCTACGCCCGCTACGCCACCTGCTGGATCGACGGCTGCCCGCTGCCGGCCACCAGGTGCCAGATCGACCACGCCGACAACTGGAGCAGCGGCGGGCTGACCGACCTCAAATTGCTCGGGCCGGCGTGCCAGTTCCACAACCGCGACCGCTACCACAACCCCGGCCACTACACCCGCCACAAGGTCGGCACAGACCGCTGGGCCTTCACCTACCACCGCCAGCCGGGAGCCCGGAGGCCACGGGAATGACGACCCGAACCACCCGGGATCACGGGGGCGGTATCACTCTGGGCCGCCGCAATCCGCGCTGCTCGACAGCGCTGTCAGAGGGGGATCCACTCGGTGGCGACGGTGACCTCGTCCAGGAGCGACGGGATCGGCTCGACCCCGATGCCCGGGCCGGTGGGCACGGTCAGATGACCGTCTTCGAGCTCGAAGGGCGGCGTGATGTCGGTGCTGTAGTAGCGGCGGGAGCCGGAGGTGTCACCGGGCAGGGTGAACCCGGGCAGCGCGGCCAGTGCGACGTTCGCGGCGCGGCCGATGCCCGTCTCCAGCATGCCGCCGCACCAGACCGCGACGCCGTGGGCGCGGCACAGGTCGTGGATGCGCCGCGCTTCGAGGTAACCGCCGACCCGGCCTGGCTTGATGTTGACGACCGAGCAGGCGTCGAGGGAGATGGCGGCCGCCGCGTGCTCGGCGGCCTCGATCGACTCGTCCAGGCAGATCGGCGTGCGGATCGACCGGGCGAGCCGGGCGTGCTGGACCATGTCGTCGTCGGCCAGCGGCTGCTCGATGAGCAGCAGGCCGAACTCGTCCAGGCGCGCCAGGTGCGGGGCGTCGGCAAGGGTGTAGGCGGCGTTCGCGTCGACCTGCAGCGGCAGTTCGGGGCCGAATCGCTCGCGCACGGCGCGTACGGGTTCCAGATCCCAGCCGGGCTGGATCTTGAGCTTGATGCGGACATAGCCCTCGTCCAGGTAGCCGGCGACGGCGTCGAGCAGTTCGGGGACGGAGTTCATGATGCCGACCGAGACCCCGGCCGGCACCCGGCTCCTGGTGGCGCCGAGGAAGGCCGCGAGAGACTGCCCGGTGGCACGCAGGTGGGCGTCCAGCACGGCCGTCTCCAGTGCCGCCTTGGCCATGCGGTGCCCCTTGATCGGATGCAGCGCCTCGTTGACGGCGTACGGTCCGGGGCGCGCGGGCAGCGCGGGGATCAGGAAGCGGCGCAGCACGTCGGCCGCACCCTCGGCGTACTCGGAGGAGTACAGCGGTGCGGACATCGCCACGCACTCACCCCAGCCTTCGGCGTCGGGGGTGACGACGCGCAGCAGCAGCACGTCACGTCGTGTCTCGGTGCCGAACGACGTGCGGAACGGCGCCACCAGCGGCATCGCGATCCGCCGCAGTTCGATACCAGTGATCTTCATGCCTCTGGTTCCCCTACCCGTGGTTTTCATGTCAGTTGTTCGCGGAACGCGCTTCGGCGGGCGACATAGCAGGACTTGTCGTGGAAACCCGTGACCCGCGCGCCGTCGCGCAGCAGGTCGCCGAGCACCTCGCGCAGGGCCAGCCGCCAGGCCCGGGCCGCGGCCGGATCCGCCACGCGAAGGGTCTCGATGTCTTCGGGCACGGCGACCAGCACCGTCTCGGCGTCGGTGCGGCCCCGCACGGGCCGGCCGCCGTCGTCGCCCAGCCCGGTGACCGCGCCCGGCGGGATCTCCATCGGGCACGGCTCACGCCGTACGGCGGCGAGCACGTGCGGCGAGGTCAGGCGCCAGACGGCGAGCACGCGGTCGCTCTCGTCGCCGGCGTTGATCGCGTCGGCCATGGTGCCGTAGAAGGCGGGCAGGTACTCCTCGGGCCGGGCGCCGAGCTTGGTGAGGTTGAAGTGGGCGTTGCGGCGCACCAGCGGGTCGTACGTCCAGGTGATCGTGTCCAGGCCGTGGTCGAGCGCCCACTCGCGCTGGTGCAGCTTCAACGCGAAGCCCGCGCCCTGCCCGGCGAGAGTCCCGGTGATGTGGGAGTGCAGCGCCCGCCGCGGCGGGGCCGCGACGAACCCGACCGACGCGCCGACCAGCCGATCATGGCGGTAGGCCCCCGCGACGTAGTTGCCGGCGTGGGAGAGCGCGCGCATCATCTCCGCCGTGATCGGAGCGCCCCCGGGATCCGGCCGCCAGATGCCGGCGAACAGGCGGCAGACGTCCTCGAACTCCTCGACGGCGTGCAGCTCACGCACACACAGCTCGTGGGGGCCGCTCATCCGCGCACCGCCTCGACCAGGCCCGTCAGCAGCGCGGCACGGCCCGGCATCTCGGCCACGACCACGTGCTCGTCGTCGGCGTGCGCGCCGCCGCCGACCGCGCCGAGCCCGTCCAGGGTGGGGCAGCCGGCGCCGGCGGTGAGGTTGCCGTCCGAGGCGCCCCCGACGGCCGCGCCGGGCAGGGGCGCGAGTCCGAGGCCGGCGGCGACGCGCTGGGCGAGTGCGAACAGGCCGGCCGACGAGGCCGGTTCGAGCGGTGGGCGGTTCGGGCCGCCGAGAACCTCCAGGCGGGTTCCGGGCGTCCGGGGCGACAGCGCCCGCATCAGCGTGTCCACGCGGAGCTGGGCCGCGACGGCCGGCACGCGCACGTCCACGGCCAGGCGGGCCAGCGCGGGCACGGTGTTGATCGTGGTGCCGCCGGACAGCAGCGTCGGCGTGACGGTCGTGCCGTCCAGGCCGCCCTCGGCGGCCATCGCGGCGACGGCGAGGATCTGGTGGGCGAGCTCGACTCCCGCGTTGGCTCCCTTGCCGGGGTCGAGGCCGGCGTGGGCGGCCCGGCCGTGCACCACGATCTCGTACGTCGAGATGCCCTTGCGTGCGGTCTTCAGGGCGCCGCCGTCGGCGCTCGCCTCCAGCACGAAGGCGGCGGCGAGGCCGCGCGCCGACTCCTCGACCAGGGCGCGGGAGGACGGCGACCCGAGCTCCTCGTCCCCGGTGACCAGCACGCACACGCCTTCGGGGGAGGGGAGCGCGGCCAGCGCGTGGAACATCTGCACCAGCCCGGCCTTCATGTCGAACACGCCGGGCCCCCGCGCGATCCCGCCGGCGACCGACCAGGGCCGCGAGCGCAGGGAGCCGATCGGCCAGACCGTGTCGTGGTGGCCGAGCAGCAGCACACGCGGCTCGCCGAAGCGCCACCGCAGGTGCGTCACGCCGTCGATCACGATCGTCTCCGGAGGCGCGCCGAGCAGGCGGCGCCCCTGCTCCGCGACCACGGCGGCGCTGCGGGCCACCGCCTCGTGATCGGCGGAGAACGACTCGCAGCAGACGAGTTCCTCCAGGTCCGCGAGCATGGCGGAGAGGTTCACCGCCGTCTTCACAGTGGCCTGCCCAGCTGAGCGCGGAACAGCCGCCGCACGTTGCCGCCGAGGATCTTCAGGATGTCGTCTTCCGCCAGCCCCCGCCGCAGCAGCGCCTCGGTGACCAGGGGCAGCCCGCGCGGCCCGTCCAGCCCGGGCAGGGCGGCTCCGGGGTCGATTCCCTCGAAGCCGAAGTCCTCGCAACACGGGGGAGTGACGTCGTGCAGCACCTCGCGGACGAAGTCGGGCCCCAGCCCCACGTGGTCGATCCCGGCGACCTCCGCGACGTGCACGATGTGCTCCACCAGCCGGTCCACGGTGTGGTCGGCCGGATCCTCGGCGAGGAAGACGGGGAAGAAGTTGACGCAGACGACCCCGCCGGTGGCGGCGACGCCGCGGATCTGGTCGTCGGTGAGGTTGCGGTGGTGGTCGCGCAGGGCCCGGGCGGAGGAGTGGGTCGCCATCACCGGGCGGGTGGCCAGCTCCAGGACGTGCTCGACCCCGCGTGCGCCCAGATGGGAGACGTCGAAGATCATGCCGAGCCGCTCCATCTCCCGTACGGCCGTCACCCCGGCGTGGGTGAGCCCGCCGCCGGTGGCGTCCTCACCGCTGCCGTCCGCCAGCGGCGTGCGCCCCCAGTGCGCGATCGAGGCGACCCGTACGCCGAGCCGGTGCAGGGTGGGCAGCAGTTCGACGGAGGAGTCCAGGCCGGGCATGCTCTCCATCGCCAGGACCAAGGCGATCACGCCGTCGTCGAGCGCCCGGTCGACCTGCGCGCCGTCCAGGCAGAGCCGTACGGCGTCCGCGTTGCCCTCGGCCAGCGTGTGCGCGCACTCGATCATCCGCAGGGTCTGGCGCAGCGCGCCCTCCGGCCGGTAGCGGTCGTCCACGAAGACCGGCAGCACCTGCAGGTCCACGCCGCCGTCCCGCAACTGGGGCAGCCACCGTTCGCGGAAGAAGCCCGCCCACCGGGCCGGCGGGCGTTCGGCGACGGCCATCAGCAGGTCGTTGTGCGTGTCCGCGACGACGGCGGTGTGATGAAGGTGGGCTGGCACCCCGCTGACGGTACGGCAGGGAAGGAGCGCGGCAATTCGTCCGATCCGACTAAAGAGGGTGACAAGCTTCGTGCATCAGGCCAAAGGCCTTACCTTACTTCGTAAAGGCGGGCGGCTGAATAAGCTGATCCCGTGGCAGCGCCGTACCGGACGATCAGGGACATCGTCGAGCACGAGATCGAGATCCGCCGTTCGCGCTTCATCTGCGCGCTCGCCCCGGCGGCCACGGAGGAGGCCGCGCGGGAGTTCGTGGCCGAGCGCAGGCGGCTCTACGCCGACGCGACCCACAACTGCTCGGCGTACGTCATCGGTCAGGGCGTCCGCAGGGCGGACGACGACGGGGAGCCGGGCGGCACGGCCGGCACGCCGATGCTGGAGATGCTCACCCGGCGCGGTTTCGCGGACGTGGCGGCCGTCGTCACCCGCTACTTCGGCGGGGTGCTCTTGGGTGCGGGCGGCCTGGCCCGCGCGTACGGCGGAGCGGTGGGGGAGACGCTCGACCGGGCGGGGGTGGTCGAGATGGTTCCCGCGACGGTCGTGACCGTGTCGGTCGGCCACGCCCAGGCCGGGAGGCTGGAAAGCGACCTGCGCGCCTCGCCGTACGTGCTGCGGGGTGTCGACTACGGCGCCCGGGTCGCCTTCGAGGTGGCGGTGGCCGAGGACCGGCTGCCCGTCTTCGAGGAGTGGATCGCGGCGGTCACCGCCGGGCGGGCCGAGACCGCGCTCGGCGGCACGGTCCACCTCGCCCGCTGAGCGGGCGACGCGGGGCCGTCACCCCTCCAGGGCGTACTGCATCACGCGGAGCTTGGCCTGCGCCTCGGCGAGCTCGGCGGCGGGGTCCGACCCGGCCATGATGCCGCAACCGGCGAACAGCCGGGCACGCCTGCCGGAGACGTACGCGCAGCGCAGCGCGATGCCCCACTCGCCGTCGCCGCGCGAGTCGATCCAGCCGACCGGCCCGGAGTAGCCCGCCCGGTCCATGCCCTCCAGTTCGCGGATGACCCGGAGCGCGGCGCCGGTGGGCGTCCCGCCGACCGCGGCCGTGGGGTGCATGGCGGCCACCACGTCGAGCACCGACGCGCCGTCGGACAGCCGTCCGGTGACCCGGCTGGCCAGGTGCTGGACGTTCGGCAGCACCAGCAGCTCGGGGCGGTCGGGCACGTCGAGCGCCGAGCAGAGGGGCGCGAGAGCCTCACGGACCGAGGCGACCGCGCAGGCGTGCTCGTGGCGGTCCTTCTGCGAGGCGTAGAGGGCGGCGCCGCGGGCGGCGTCGTCGGCGGGGTGGGCGCCGCGCGGCGTCGTGCCCGCGAGGACCAGCGACTCGACCGCCTGGCCGGTGTGCCTCACCAGCAGTTCCGGCGTCGCGCCGACGAGCCCGTCCACCGAGAACGTGTAGCACTCGGGGTAACGCTCGGCCAGCCGTTCCAGCAGCACGCGGGGGTCGATGTCCCGCTCCGCGACGGCTGTCAGATCGCGGGCGAGCACCACCTTGTCCAGCATGCCGTCCCTGATCCGCCGTACGGCTCGGGCGACCCGGTGCTCCCATTGCGGCGCCGACAGCGAGCCGTCGCCGTACCGGATACGGCCGGGCGCGGAAGGCGGGGTGACCAGGTCGAAGGCGTCGTCGCCGATCGTGGTGAGCCAGGCGCGGCCGTTCCGGCGGGCGAGCACCACGCGGGGGACGACCAGCACGGTCCCGTCGGCGTCGGCGTCGAAGGTGAAGGAGCCGAAGGCGACCGGTCCCGAGCCCGGCACGCCGACCTCGTCCTCGATGCGCGCTCCGGCGAACAGCGAGGAGAGCCAGCCGCGGGCCCAGTCGAACCGCCCGGGGCCCGGCGGCACCGCGGCCCGCGCCGCCTCTCCCCAGCCGACGAGTCCCTCGCCGTGCCTGATCCAGGCGTACGGCGCGGCGTCGGGCAGACGCGCCAGCAGATCGTCAGGGTCGCTCACCGCGACCGTGCGAACCACGAGGGGCCGGATAAGAGCGACACTCACCCGACTCACTCTACGCAGGATCTGAACATGTTCGACAAGAGGCCCCCCGTGCGATCGCGCTGCCCCTGTGTCAAGCCGCAATAGGAATCCGGTCATGGAAGGCTCGCCTTCCCTGGTGGCGATAGAGCGTACCTCCACGCGATCCCTACCTTTGATCTCCCGGAGGTGCCCATGATCAAGAAGATCACGCCGGTCCTGGTCGCGAGCGTCCTGCTCGTGCCGACCGGCGCCCACGCCCGTACGACGCCCGCCGTGATGGCGGCGCTGGGAGACTCGATCAGCGCGGGGTTCAACGCCTGCGGCTGGTACGTCGCCTGCACGTCCCGCTCGTGGTCGGCGGGGGACTTCCCGTCGGTGAACAGCCACTATCTGCGCCTGCTCGCCATGGGGAGCGGGATCAAGGGGCACAACCTGAACTTCGCCGTCCCGGGATCGACCAGCGCCGACCTGCGGGGGCAGGCGCGGCAGGCCGCCGAGGCCGGCGCGGGCTACGTCACCGTCCTCATCGGCGCGCAGGACGCCTGCGTGGGCTCCGAGAAGGAGATGACGCCCGTGGGAACGTTCCGGCGCAACATCGACGAGGCCTTCGACGTGCTGCGGCCCACCGGCGCGCGGATCTTCGTCGCGAGCGTTCCGGACGTCAAGCGCCTGTGGCGGGTGGGCAAGGACAACGGGTGGGCGCGCGTCTTCTGGGGGATCGGCCGCATCTGCCAGTCGATGCTGGCCAACCCGACGTCCACCGCCAAGAAGGACGAGGCCAGGCGCGACCGGGTGCGCGGGCGGGTGATGGACTACAACGAGCAGCTCAGGCAGGCGTGCGCGAGGTACGGCCCGGCCTGCCGCTACGACGGGGGAGCGGTCTTCTCCTATCCCTTCACCCTCAAGCAGGTGAGCGCGTGGGACTACTTCCACCCCAACGCCGACGGGCAGAAGGCCCTCGCCAAGATCACCTTTGATCCCCGGTTCTTCGCCGACGCCGTCGAACCCTGATCCGTCAGCGGGTGCGACGGAGACGGTCGAGGGTCTGCTCCAGCTCGTCCTGCAGCACGCGGCCCGCGCCGTCGGCGTCGCCGCGCTCGACGGCGCCGACGAACGCCGCATGGGAGTCGTCTCCCGGGTTCGGGTCGCCGGCCCGCAGGCCGAGCAGGTCGACCAGGGCGACCAGCCCCTCCCGCAGACGGGGGACGAACTCGGCGAACAGGTCGGTCAGCACCGGGTTGTGCGCGGCGGCGACGACGGCCGCGTGCAGGGCGATGTCGGCGTCGACGAAGGCGGCGTCGCCGTCTCGCGCGGCGGCCCGCCTGGCCTCCAGCGCCGCGTGCAGCGCCGCCACGTCCTCCGGCGTACGGCGCCGCGCCGCCAGCCGGGCGGCCTGCACCTCGACCAGCATGCGCACCTCGTAGACGTCGGCCACGGCGGCCCGGCGCAGGCGGGCCGCCCAGTCCTCGGCGGGCCTGTCGGAGATGACGAAGACCCCGGCGCCCTGACGCGCCTGGACCAGCCCGGCTCCGGCCAGCGCGCGCAGGGCCTCGCGGACGGTGGAGCGGCCCACGCCCAGGGTCTTGGCCAGGGTCGTCTCGCCGGGCAGCCGGGTGCCGACCGGCCAGCGGCCCTCCTCGATATGCGCACGCAGCCTCTCGACGGCCTGGTCGACGAGGGGACTGCGCCGGAGCGCGCCGAGGGTCATCGCATTTCACCTCTCAGGTTGTCTGAGGAGTTGTCGTGTGGTTACTCTACCGCCCATGACGCCGCTCGGCCTCCTTCTTCTCGGCCGCCGCGGCGGGGCCTGATCCGATGACCGGCACCCCGCCGCGGGGTGCCGTGCCGCCGGTCGCCCTCCCGACCGAAGGATCATCTCCGTGACCACCACCTCCACTGCCTTCCCGACGATCCGCACCCCGCGCGGCCCGGTGCCCGCCGGTGCTCCCGCCTGGAATCCCCAGCGGGGCAGCGCGATGCCGCACCACCGCTACCGGCCGGCCCACGAGCGGGTGGAGATCCCCGAGATCCACCGCGAGTGGCCGGGCCGCAGGATCGAGCGCCCCCCGCTGTGGGTGCCCGTCGACCTGCGCGACGGCAACCAGGCGCTGGCCGAGCCCATGGACACGCCACGCAAGCGGCGCATGTTCGACCTCCTCGTCGCGATGGGGTTCAAGGAGATCGAGGTCGGCTACCCGTCGTCGAGCCGGACCGACTTCGGCTTCGTCCGGCACCTGGCCGAAAGCGGCGTGGTGCCGGACGACGTGACCCCCGTGGTGTTCACGGCGGCCCGCCGCGACCTCATCGAGCAGACCTTCGCCTCGATCCAGGGCATGCCGCGGGCGGTGGTGCACCTGTACACCGCGACCGCGCCGGTCTGGCGGGACGTCGTGCTCGGGCAGGACCGGGCCGGGCTGCACGCGCTCATCCGGGAGGCCGCCGGTCACATCGGGCGGCTCGCCGACGCGATGCCGGGGACGGCGGTGCGTTTCGAGTTCTCGCCCGAGGTGTTCAACTGCACCGAGCCCGACTTCGTCCTGGAGGTCTGCAACGGCCTCACCCGGTTGTGGGACGCCTCGCCCGACCGGCCGGTGATCCACAACCTGCCCGCCACCGTCGAGATCGCCACGCCGAACCTGTACGCCGACCAGATCGAGTACATGCACCGCCACCTGGAACGGCGCGACGCCGTCATCCTCTCGGTCCATCCGCACAACGACAGGGGCACGGGGGTGGCCTGCGCGGAGCTCGCCGTACTGGCCGGGGCGCAGCGCGTCGAGGGCTGCCTGTTCGGCAACGGCGAGCGCACCGGGAACGTCGACCTCGTCACGCTCGCGCTCAACCTGTACGCCCAGGGGGTCGACCCGATGGTCGACTTCTCCGACATCGACGTGATCCGGCGGACCGTCGAGGAGTGCAACCGGTTGCCGGTCCACGTCCGCCATCCGTACGGCGGGGACCTCGTCTACACGGCCTTCTCCGGGACCCATCAGGACGCCATCAGCAAGGGGCTCGCCCACCACGAGCGTGCGGCGGCCGAGCGGGGCGTGCCGGTGGGGGAGGCGCCCTGGGCCGTGCCCTACCTGCCGATCGACCCGGCCGACGTCGGCCGGACGTACGAGGCGGTGATCCGGGTCAACAGCCAGTCGGGCAAGGGGGGCGTCGCCCACCTCCTCCGGGCGCACCACGGGCTCGACCTGCCCAAGGCGCTGCGTGCCGACTTCTCCCGCGTCGTCCAGGACGCGACGGACCGCAGCGGGCGGGAGGCCACGCCGAAGGACCTGCTCGAGCTGTTCCGCGCCGCGTACGCGGTGGAGGGCGGGCCGGTCACTCTGGCGTCGTGGACGGCGGACGGCGCTGGATTCCGCTGCGTCCTGCGCCGGAATGACGCGGCGTACGAGGCGAGCGGCGCCGCGCCGGCGGACGCCGTCACCGCCGCCCTGGCGGCGGCCGGGATCGCGGTGGAGGTGCTGGAACGGGACGGACACACGGTGGAGGGCGGCGCGGTCGCCTATGTCCGGTGCCGGGTCGCCGGCGCCTGCGTGTGGGGCGCGGGCGAGGACGCCGGCGCCGGGACGGCGTTCGCCCGGGCCGTGCTCGCCGCGGTCAACCGCGCCCTGGCCGGGTGAACCGGCGGCCGGCTGGACTCTCCCCCTGTGGGAGGTCGCATGCTCCTCCCGGCGGTTCCGGTCGGCACGAGGAGAGCGATCATGGCCATGGTGGAGGGCGTCGAGGCCCGCGGCACGCACCACTGCGAGACGACGGCGCTGGGAGTGCTGCTGCGGCATGAGGGACTCGACCTGTCCGAGCCCATGCTGTTCGGGCTGGGCTCGGGCCTGTCCTTCGTCTACTGGGACGGCAAGGGCATGCCGTTCCCATTCATCGGAGGCCGCGTCAAGCCCTTCGAGCTCACCAGGAACCTGGCCGCCCGGCTGGGACTGACGTTGACGACGCAGGAGACCACCTCACCCCGCAAGGCGTGGGAGAACGTGGCCGCCCCCATCGACGCGGGCCGGCCGGTCGGCCTCCAGCTCGACTGCTACCACCTGGACTATTTCCGCTCCAAGGTGCACTTCGGCGGTCATGTCGTCGCCATGTACGGCTACGACGAGCACGACGCCTACCTGGTGGACACCGATCAGCAGGGAGGGGCGGTGCGCACCAGCCGGGCGGCCTTGGCCATGGCACGGGCCGAACGCGGCCCGATGACCGCCAGGCACCGATCCTTCACCATCACCCTGCCCGCTCGCCCGCTGTCCTGGCAGGACCGAATCGTCCCCGCAATCAGGGACTGCGCCGACGCCTTCCTCGCCGCTCCCATCGCGAATCTGGGTTATCGCGGCATCGGCAAAGCCGGCAGGCAGGTGCCCGGATGGCTGCGACGCGCCGGCGAGCCGCGGCGGGACCTGCCGCAGGCCGCCCTCCTCATGGAGCAGGGCGGCACCGGCGGCGCCCTGTTCCGCGTCCTCTATCGGGACTTCCTCGACGAGTGCACCCGGCTGATCGACGACGACGACCTGCGCGCCGGTCACCGGCTG
It contains:
- a CDS encoding HNH endonuclease signature motif containing protein, which produces HHAQMPGAPGARGPEPEASPEAEPGASDGGLAGDQVGARLGTALRSAWGSAPGLLLATGQVLPISAVHRLARTSTLVRLVMDAEGQVLDMGRKVRLATPAQRRAIYARYATCWIDGCPLPATRCQIDHADNWSSGGLTDLKLLGPACQFHNRDRYHNPGHYTRHKVGTDRWAFTYHRQPGARRPRE
- the menC gene encoding o-succinylbenzoate synthase produces the protein MKITGIELRRIAMPLVAPFRTSFGTETRRDVLLLRVVTPDAEGWGECVAMSAPLYSSEYAEGAADVLRRFLIPALPARPGPYAVNEALHPIKGHRMAKAALETAVLDAHLRATGQSLAAFLGATRSRVPAGVSVGIMNSVPELLDAVAGYLDEGYVRIKLKIQPGWDLEPVRAVRERFGPELPLQVDANAAYTLADAPHLARLDEFGLLLIEQPLADDDMVQHARLARSIRTPICLDESIEAAEHAAAAISLDACSVVNIKPGRVGGYLEARRIHDLCRAHGVAVWCGGMLETGIGRAANVALAALPGFTLPGDTSGSRRYYSTDITPPFELEDGHLTVPTGPGIGVEPIPSLLDEVTVATEWIPL
- a CDS encoding GNAT family N-acetyltransferase, with the translated sequence MSGPHELCVRELHAVEEFEDVCRLFAGIWRPDPGGAPITAEMMRALSHAGNYVAGAYRHDRLVGASVGFVAAPPRRALHSHITGTLAGQGAGFALKLHQREWALDHGLDTITWTYDPLVRRNAHFNLTKLGARPEEYLPAFYGTMADAINAGDESDRVLAVWRLTSPHVLAAVRREPCPMEIPPGAVTGLGDDGGRPVRGRTDAETVLVAVPEDIETLRVADPAAARAWRLALREVLGDLLRDGARVTGFHDKSCYVARRSAFREQLT
- a CDS encoding M20 family metallopeptidase gives rise to the protein MKTAVNLSAMLADLEELVCCESFSADHEAVARSAAVVAEQGRRLLGAPPETIVIDGVTHLRWRFGEPRVLLLGHHDTVWPIGSLRSRPWSVAGGIARGPGVFDMKAGLVQMFHALAALPSPEGVCVLVTGDEELGSPSSRALVEESARGLAAAFVLEASADGGALKTARKGISTYEIVVHGRAAHAGLDPGKGANAGVELAHQILAVAAMAAEGGLDGTTVTPTLLSGGTTINTVPALARLAVDVRVPAVAAQLRVDTLMRALSPRTPGTRLEVLGGPNRPPLEPASSAGLFALAQRVAAGLGLAPLPGAAVGGASDGNLTAGAGCPTLDGLGAVGGGAHADDEHVVVAEMPGRAALLTGLVEAVRG
- a CDS encoding dipeptidase — protein: MPAHLHHTAVVADTHNDLLMAVAERPPARWAGFFRERWLPQLRDGGVDLQVLPVFVDDRYRPEGALRQTLRMIECAHTLAEGNADAVRLCLDGAQVDRALDDGVIALVLAMESMPGLDSSVELLPTLHRLGVRVASIAHWGRTPLADGSGEDATGGGLTHAGVTAVREMERLGMIFDVSHLGARGVEHVLELATRPVMATHSSARALRDHHRNLTDDQIRGVAATGGVVCVNFFPVFLAEDPADHTVDRLVEHIVHVAEVAGIDHVGLGPDFVREVLHDVTPPCCEDFGFEGIDPGAALPGLDGPRGLPLVTEALLRRGLAEDDILKILGGNVRRLFRAQLGRPL
- a CDS encoding IMPACT family protein; protein product: MAAPYRTIRDIVEHEIEIRRSRFICALAPAATEEAAREFVAERRRLYADATHNCSAYVIGQGVRRADDDGEPGGTAGTPMLEMLTRRGFADVAAVVTRYFGGVLLGAGGLARAYGGAVGETLDRAGVVEMVPATVVTVSVGHAQAGRLESDLRASPYVLRGVDYGARVAFEVAVAEDRLPVFEEWIAAVTAGRAETALGGTVHLAR
- a CDS encoding isochorismate synthase, whose protein sequence is MSVALIRPLVVRTVAVSDPDDLLARLPDAAPYAWIRHGEGLVGWGEAARAAVPPGPGRFDWARGWLSSLFAGARIEDEVGVPGSGPVAFGSFTFDADADGTVLVVPRVVLARRNGRAWLTTIGDDAFDLVTPPSAPGRIRYGDGSLSAPQWEHRVARAVRRIRDGMLDKVVLARDLTAVAERDIDPRVLLERLAERYPECYTFSVDGLVGATPELLVRHTGQAVESLVLAGTTPRGAHPADDAARGAALYASQKDRHEHACAVASVREALAPLCSALDVPDRPELLVLPNVQHLASRVTGRLSDGASVLDVVAAMHPTAAVGGTPTGAALRVIRELEGMDRAGYSGPVGWIDSRGDGEWGIALRCAYVSGRRARLFAGCGIMAGSDPAAELAEAQAKLRVMQYALEG
- a CDS encoding GDSL-type esterase/lipase family protein — protein: MIKKITPVLVASVLLVPTGAHARTTPAVMAALGDSISAGFNACGWYVACTSRSWSAGDFPSVNSHYLRLLAMGSGIKGHNLNFAVPGSTSADLRGQARQAAEAGAGYVTVLIGAQDACVGSEKEMTPVGTFRRNIDEAFDVLRPTGARIFVASVPDVKRLWRVGKDNGWARVFWGIGRICQSMLANPTSTAKKDEARRDRVRGRVMDYNEQLRQACARYGPACRYDGGAVFSYPFTLKQVSAWDYFHPNADGQKALAKITFDPRFFADAVEP
- a CDS encoding FadR/GntR family transcriptional regulator, which gives rise to MTLGALRRSPLVDQAVERLRAHIEEGRWPVGTRLPGETTLAKTLGVGRSTVREALRALAGAGLVQARQGAGVFVISDRPAEDWAARLRRAAVADVYEVRMLVEVQAARLAARRRTPEDVAALHAALEARRAAARDGDAAFVDADIALHAAVVAAAHNPVLTDLFAEFVPRLREGLVALVDLLGLRAGDPNPGDDSHAAFVGAVERGDADGAGRVLQDELEQTLDRLRRTR
- a CDS encoding 2-isopropylmalate synthase, which produces MPHHRYRPAHERVEIPEIHREWPGRRIERPPLWVPVDLRDGNQALAEPMDTPRKRRMFDLLVAMGFKEIEVGYPSSSRTDFGFVRHLAESGVVPDDVTPVVFTAARRDLIEQTFASIQGMPRAVVHLYTATAPVWRDVVLGQDRAGLHALIREAAGHIGRLADAMPGTAVRFEFSPEVFNCTEPDFVLEVCNGLTRLWDASPDRPVIHNLPATVEIATPNLYADQIEYMHRHLERRDAVILSVHPHNDRGTGVACAELAVLAGAQRVEGCLFGNGERTGNVDLVTLALNLYAQGVDPMVDFSDIDVIRRTVEECNRLPVHVRHPYGGDLVYTAFSGTHQDAISKGLAHHERAAAERGVPVGEAPWAVPYLPIDPADVGRTYEAVIRVNSQSGKGGVAHLLRAHHGLDLPKALRADFSRVVQDATDRSGREATPKDLLELFRAAYAVEGGPVTLASWTADGAGFRCVLRRNDAAYEASGAAPADAVTAALAAAGIAVEVLERDGHTVEGGAVAYVRCRVAGACVWGAGEDAGAGTAFARAVLAAVNRALAG
- a CDS encoding BtrH N-terminal domain-containing protein; the encoded protein is MAMVEGVEARGTHHCETTALGVLLRHEGLDLSEPMLFGLGSGLSFVYWDGKGMPFPFIGGRVKPFELTRNLAARLGLTLTTQETTSPRKAWENVAAPIDAGRPVGLQLDCYHLDYFRSKVHFGGHVVAMYGYDEHDAYLVDTDQQGGAVRTSRAALAMARAERGPMTARHRSFTITLPARPLSWQDRIVPAIRDCADAFLAAPIANLGYRGIGKAGRQVPGWLRRAGEPRRDLPQAALLMEQGGTGGALFRVLYRDFLDECTRLIDDDDLRAGHRLYAEAAVLWARVSSLIAKAGETGDAGHLEEAGVILHDLARIEEEAMQALRRL